One part of the Rutidosis leptorrhynchoides isolate AG116_Rl617_1_P2 chromosome 1, CSIRO_AGI_Rlap_v1, whole genome shotgun sequence genome encodes these proteins:
- the LOC139860541 gene encoding protein SRC2 homolog — MEYRTLDLTLISAKGLKTHSVLSKKIDTYAVVSITGSRFQQPYKLQTPVDKIGGTEPQWNHPMKFKVEEAAAQQNALTLVIKIKGVRMFGSKKLGEVKVPVKELLEGVTNEGKSVQFVSYQLRKTSGKINGAVSFSYKFGEKFEEPVVAYPPGFDAARGYYAPPIQQGYYAPPPAAAYGGYPPQVVQQAPVRRSNNMGLGLGAGLLGGLLVGDMISHSGGCGGGGCGGGGCGGGCGGGGCGG; from the coding sequence ATGGAATACAGAACCTTGGATCTCACATTAATCTCCGCAAAGGGTCTTAAAACACACAGTGTTCTCTCCAAAAAAATCGATACATACGCCGTCGTTTCAATCACCGGCAGTAGATTCCAACAACCGTATAAACTCCAAACACCCGTTGACAAAATCGGCGGTACCGAACCCCAATGGAATCACCCGATGAAATTCAAAGTTGAAGAAGCTGCGGCACAACAAAACGCGTTAACACTTGTGATTAAAATCAAAGGTGTACGGATGTTTGGGAGCAAGAAATTAGGAGAAGTCAAAGTTCCGGTCAAGGAGCTTCTAGAAGGTGTAACCAATGAAGGAAAAAGCGTGCAGTTTGTTAGTTATCAATTGAGAAAAACGTCTGGGAAAATAAATGGGGCTGTTAGTTTTAGTTATAAGTTTGGTGAGAAATTTGAGGAACCGGTGGTGGCGTATCCACCGGGGTTTGATGCAGCGCGTGGGTATTACGCGCCGCCGATACAACAAGGGTATTATGCTCCTCCTCCTGCAGCGGCGTATGGTGGGTATCCGCCACAGGTGGTTCAACAGGCTCCGGTGAGGAGGAGTAATAATATGGGTTTGGGGTTGGGAGCTGGATTGTTGGGTGGGTTGCTGGTCGGAGATATGATTAGTCATAGTGGCGGTTGTGGAGGCGGCGGTTGTGGTGGCGGTGGATGTGGTGGCGGTTGTGGAGGAGGTGGATGTGGCGGTTAG